A genomic window from Salvia miltiorrhiza cultivar Shanhuang (shh) chromosome 5, IMPLAD_Smil_shh, whole genome shotgun sequence includes:
- the LOC130986943 gene encoding probable E3 ubiquitin-protein ligase ZFP1, translating into MGHRNIQFMRHMIDPETDQGPGQQFPDPCIFYSSVPNFPQPNLQSVVSAPGSQCNFNIHPTAEYHDNSIFYSMQPYTSVQPQYQVASLDVAVAAPSSHYNPYLAPPSRRRDFPVQVNHGALDQFSLSTTHGIVGIPTDSYYRNMPCMDGVRGSFKSKNSEGAPNYQHQSASSSSSSSVTPITARPAEPDITQANTASYMPPEYSGNDPASGVEYRSLASVRNRANMVGLQSGQAHNANRVIQGNYIAPPVQLPGNPWLDSNFGANNGDTAWPHSSNLPYRHASANGVCVEAGVQGYPLRAINRGPAGFMHPLYAQGPLNHPRPTQPLQVVTVNRPSQVATSSHRIPTSSSSNMGINATLDVVDVGPTFLAHVPPSGFRLYRPHGRENVIDPNIRYRNLPNLRVLPEDEVAMLEISGYHEVGATLDQHRDLRLDIDHMSYEELLALGEQIGSVGTGLSKEFIQCNLKVRTFKSLPTRVNLEATNDQQRTNFCAVCQTDYEPGQKIGTLECGHEYHSECIKKWLLMKNSCPVCKSPALRVD; encoded by the exons ATGGGGCATCGGAACATTCAGTTCATGAGACATATGATTGATCCAGAAACAGATCAAGGCCCTGGCCAGCAATTTCCTGATCCTTGCATCTTTTATTCTAGTGTCCCAAACTTCCCTCAGCCTAATCTACAGTCAGTTGTTTCTGCACCAGGAAGCCAGTGTAATTTTAACATTCACCCGACTGCAGAATATCATGATAACTCTATCTTCTATAGTATGCAACCATACACCAGTGTCCAGCCTCAGTATCAAGTTGCAAGCCTTGACGTAGCTGTTGCTGCACCATCCAGCCATTATAATCCATATTTGGCACCGCCATCTAGAAGGAGAGATTTTCCTGTTCAAGTAAATCATGGGGCACTTGATCAATTTTCGCTGTCAACAACTCACGGGATTGTTGGTATTCCTACAGACAGCTACTACAGAAACATGCCCTGCATGGATGGTGTCAGAGGATCATTTAAGAGTAAGAATTCTGAGGGGGCTCCTAATTATCAGCATCAAAGTGCTTCATCCAGCTCTAGTTCTTCGGTTACCCCTATAACTGCTAGGCCAGCTGAGCCTGATATTACTCAGGCTAACACGGCCAGTTATATGCCACCTGAATACAGTGGGAATGATCCTGCATCAGGTGTTGAATATAGATCACTGGCAAGTGTGAGGAACAGGGCTAATATGGTAGGATTGCAGTCGGGCCAGGCTCATAATGCTAATCGTGTGATCCAAGGAAACTATATTGCTCCACCTGTTCAGTTACCTGGAAACCCTTGGTTGGATAGCAATTTTGGTGCAAACAACGGTGATACTGCATGGCCACATTCTTCTAATTTACCCTATAGACATG CTAGTGCAAATGGAGTGTGTGTTGAAGCTGGTGTTCAAGGTTATCCATTAAGAGCCATTAACAGAGGTCCAGCTGGTTTCATGCATCCTCTGTATGCTCAAGGTCCTCTGAACCATCCCCGTCCAACTCAACCATTGCAAGTGGTCACTGTTAACCGCCCATCACAGGTGGCTACATCTTCACATAGGATCCCTACGAGTAGTTCGTCAAATATGGGCATAAATGCTACTCTAGATGTGGTTGATGTTGGGCCGACATTTCTGGCCCATGTTCCACCATCAGGCTTTCGGTTGTACCGGCCTCATGGAAGAGAAAACGTAATTGATCCGAACATCAGATATCGCAACCTTCCAAATTTAAGAGTTTTGCCAGAAGAT GAAGTTGCAATGCTTGAGATTTCTGGTTATCACGAAGTTGGTGCTACCCTTGATCAGCACCGAGATTTGCGTTTGGATATAGATCACATGTCTTATGAG GAGCTTCTTGCATTGGGAGAACAGATAGGCAGTGTTGGCACCGGATTATCTAAGGAATTCATTCAATGTAATTTGAAAGTAAGAACTTTTAAATCGTTGCCAACTCGTGTCAATCTTGAAGCTACAAATGATCAGCAAAGAACCAACTTTTGTGCTGTATGCCAG ACCGATTACGAGCCTGGACAAAAAATTGGAACCCTCGAATGCGGACATGAATATCATAGTGAGTGCATAAAGAAGTGGTTGCTTATGAAGAATAGTTGCCCTGTGTGCAAATCCCCAGCCCTGAGAGTCGATTGA